Genomic segment of Veillonella parvula DSM 2008:
AAATGAGTATAGTGCACTATCAGATGCTTCAACCGCAAGAGACCTCTGTTTTTATCTCAATCCGATACGCAGTGCAATATAGTCCGATCTGTTTTGATGAAAGCCTCACTTTCATACGTTGTGCTTATTATAACATAAAAACAACATAAACAAAAGAGTTCTACGCTTGATTCATTAAAAGTAACATAAAATTTTACTACTACTTAAAAGGGCGGTTCAAATTGAACCGCCCCAAAACATTTCATTATTTATCATCTGGCATACTTTTATAAAACCCTTCAATATGCCATTCGCCATTTTCTTCGACGAGAGATATGTAGCGTGTCATGTGCGCAGCCTCAACCGCGCCATCTCCGGGTTTAGTGACTTGCAGATCCGCTTCGTAAATGATGCGTTTCATGCCATTTATACGACTGATACGACTCGTACCTAAGGACCCGACAACCACCTTCGGCGCCGACTTTATAGATTCCATCCATTTCTGCTTTTCTACGGGATTTGTCTTAGCCTGATTGGTAACATAGGTGAAAGCCTTATCATAGTTCTTTTCATTGACAGCGTCAAAATAACCGTGAACAACATCCCGTGCAGCTTCATCACTGCCTTGACCGACGATGATATTCGTAAACCATCCGCCCGGATCCAGTTCATTTTCCGGTCCCATATAACGAGACGAAACACTGCATACGCAGATAGCACTCACCAGCAATGCAACGAGAATTCGAGTAGTGAAAGCGCTGCTCGTAGGCGATACTTTCATAATAGATGCCAACCGTTTGTCGATAATGATGTTCCTCAACGCCTCACCATATTGATTAGCCTTCGGTTCACCTTTCTTACACAGTAGAACAAATAGAATAATCGGTCCGATGAAAGGAATTAAGATTAAAAACAGATGATCACTGCTTTTACCGGTATCATGAAGGCGACGGATACATAGAGAGCCCAACGGAATCAGCGAGACAAGACCGATGATTGTCAGTAACATCCATGCCAACAGGATTAAATAAATACCCGTATGAAGCACCACCATAAGCCCATAAGAAAGGGCCAGAATTCCAGCGATAACTAAAATCCACATCAAAAAGAACCG
This window contains:
- a CDS encoding DUF805 domain-containing protein, translating into MKRYCESCRQYCDETAMFCPHCGQYTTAVEVESIAPEGDIIYPLAHYQLSYKDTFLYVVGRKFMNSDGRASRGEFLRFFLMWILVIAGILALSYGLMVVLHTGIYLILLAWMLLTIIGLVSLIPLGSLCIRRLHDTGKSSDHLFLILIPFIGPIILFVLLCKKGEPKANQYGEALRNIIIDKRLASIMKVSPTSSAFTTRILVALLVSAICVCSVSSRYMGPENELDPGGWFTNIIVGQGSDEAARDVVHGYFDAVNEKNYDKAFTYVTNQAKTNPVEKQKWMESIKSAPKVVVGSLGTSRISRINGMKRIIYEADLQVTKPGDGAVEAAHMTRYISLVEENGEWHIEGFYKSMPDDK